A single Saccharolobus shibatae B12 DNA region contains:
- the rpl7ae gene encoding 50S ribosomal protein L7Ae has translation MSKASYVKFEVPQDLADKVLEAVRKAKESGKIKKGTNETTKAVERGQAKLVVIAEDVQPEEIVAHLPLLCDEKKIPYVYVSSKKALGEACGLQVATASAAILEPGEAKDLVDEIVKRVNEIKGKTSS, from the coding sequence ATGTCAAAAGCTAGTTATGTTAAGTTTGAAGTACCGCAAGATCTAGCAGATAAGGTATTAGAGGCAGTAAGAAAAGCTAAGGAAAGTGGAAAAATAAAGAAAGGTACAAATGAGACAACAAAAGCAGTAGAAAGGGGACAAGCTAAATTAGTAGTTATTGCTGAAGATGTACAACCAGAGGAAATAGTTGCACACTTACCATTGCTATGCGATGAGAAAAAGATACCTTATGTATACGTTTCCTCTAAAAAAGCTTTAGGTGAAGCTTGTGGGTTGCAAGTGGCTACAGCATCTGCTGCTATCTTAGAGCCTGGCGAGGCTAAGGATTTAGTTGACGAAATAGTTAAGAGAGTAAACGAAATTAAAGGTAAAACTTCAAGTTAA
- a CDS encoding glutamate--tRNA ligase, with the protein MSSSELREIIYKYALQNAVKHNGKAEAGPVISKIIAERPELRSNAKEIVKIVKEIIDQVNSLTLEQQIAEIETKYPELLEEKKHEEKKKILPPLPNVKGQVVTRFAPNPDGPLHLGNARAAILSYEYAKMYNGKFILRFDDTDPKVKRPILDAYDWIKEDLKWLGIKWEQELYASERLEVYYKYARYLIEKGHAYVDTCDSSTFKKFRDSRGKMREPECLHRSSSPESNLELFEKMLEGMFKEGEAVVRLKTNLMDPDPSQIDWVMLRIIDTTKNPHPRVGSKYYVWPTYNFASVIDDHELGVTHVLRAKEHMSNTEKQRYISEYMGWEFPEVLQFGRLKLEGFMMSKSKIRGMLEKGANRDDPRLPTLAGLRRRGILPDTIKDVIIDVGVKVTDATISFENIAAINRKKLDPVAKRIMFIKDGEEFAIELPQTLKAKIPLIPSKQQEVDRTIIVNSGDKILIESIDAEDGSVLRLMELCNVRVDKRNRKLVFHSKTLDEAKKVNARIVQWVKSDEKVPVIVEKAERDDIKIINGYAERIVKDLEINEIVQFYRFGFVRVDKKDGNMVFVIFSHN; encoded by the coding sequence ATGTCATCAAGTGAACTACGGGAAATTATATATAAATACGCTCTTCAAAACGCGGTAAAGCATAATGGTAAAGCTGAAGCGGGCCCGGTGATAAGTAAGATCATAGCGGAGAGGCCGGAATTAAGATCTAATGCAAAAGAAATAGTAAAAATTGTCAAGGAGATTATAGATCAAGTTAATTCACTAACCTTGGAACAACAAATAGCTGAAATTGAAACTAAGTATCCTGAGTTATTAGAAGAGAAGAAGCACGAAGAAAAAAAGAAAATATTACCACCCCTTCCTAACGTTAAAGGACAAGTGGTAACTAGATTCGCACCTAATCCAGACGGCCCTCTTCATTTAGGAAATGCCAGAGCTGCTATCTTATCTTACGAATACGCCAAGATGTATAACGGTAAATTCATACTGAGGTTTGATGATACAGATCCTAAGGTTAAAAGACCAATTCTAGACGCATATGATTGGATTAAGGAGGATCTAAAATGGTTGGGGATTAAATGGGAACAAGAGCTTTACGCTTCAGAGAGACTTGAGGTATACTACAAGTATGCTCGTTATCTGATAGAAAAGGGACACGCTTATGTTGATACATGTGATTCTAGTACTTTCAAGAAGTTTAGAGACAGTAGAGGCAAGATGAGGGAGCCAGAATGTCTACATAGAAGCTCTTCACCAGAGAGTAACCTAGAACTTTTTGAAAAAATGCTAGAAGGAATGTTCAAAGAGGGAGAAGCTGTGGTTAGGTTAAAGACCAATTTAATGGATCCGGATCCCTCTCAAATAGACTGGGTAATGCTTAGGATAATTGATACTACTAAAAATCCTCATCCACGAGTAGGGAGTAAGTATTATGTATGGCCTACCTATAACTTCGCTTCTGTAATAGATGATCATGAACTTGGTGTTACTCATGTATTAAGAGCTAAAGAACATATGTCGAATACGGAAAAACAGAGGTACATTTCTGAGTATATGGGATGGGAATTTCCAGAAGTCTTACAGTTTGGGAGACTAAAACTTGAGGGTTTTATGATGAGTAAGTCGAAAATAAGAGGAATGTTAGAGAAGGGTGCCAATAGGGATGATCCTAGGCTACCAACTTTGGCTGGACTCAGAAGAAGGGGAATCTTACCAGATACTATTAAAGACGTGATAATTGATGTTGGAGTAAAGGTAACTGATGCCACTATAAGTTTCGAAAATATTGCTGCGATTAATAGGAAAAAATTAGATCCAGTAGCTAAAAGAATAATGTTCATAAAAGATGGCGAAGAGTTTGCCATTGAGCTACCTCAAACGTTGAAAGCTAAGATACCCTTAATTCCTTCTAAACAACAGGAAGTGGATAGAACTATCATTGTTAATTCTGGTGATAAAATTTTGATAGAATCTATCGATGCAGAAGATGGAAGCGTATTGAGGTTAATGGAGTTGTGTAATGTCAGAGTTGATAAGCGTAATCGTAAGCTTGTTTTTCACAGTAAGACGTTAGATGAGGCTAAGAAAGTCAATGCAAGAATAGTTCAATGGGTAAAATCGGACGAAAAAGTTCCAGTAATAGTAGAAAAAGCGGAAAGAGATGATATAAAAATAATAAATGGTTATGCAGAAAGAATTGTAAAGGATTTGGAGATAAACGAAATTGTGCAATTTTATAGATTTGGATTTGTAAGAGTGGACAAGAAGGACGGTAATATGGTCTTTGTAATCTTTTCACACAATTAA
- a CDS encoding site-2 protease family protein, whose amino-acid sequence MTLRILYLHIFLISKYIIRFVDQIYLAVTIFLSFWLIIYVFRRKLEKYNLTVYPFFILWRKKAREYWFPRFSRSKGYRVYEKIALPLGFLLMIAGISTILYVIIEMLTIKPNQTPTIALKPIIPGLTISISQLPYILLAIGVSVAIHEIFHALSATSNNVKVKNGGVLLLGIFPGAFVEPDEDDFNKSTTDAKLKIIAAGIVINLVLALIALPFSFELPYLPSELSQGIMIEGIINNSPAANASIHAGDVICYINGYHVTTLSQLHELLYKYNTVFITLKHPNGTLSNVTVNVPDHLLGVYVTYYIPDYLIAILTFFTWLFIVNFSLAVFNAAPLIITDGGKLFTELLKRVLGESNGEKISYYLQSLFLLIFIFAIFLSNRPLG is encoded by the coding sequence ATGACGCTCCGTATACTCTATTTGCACATCTTTTTAATTTCTAAATACATTATTAGATTTGTGGATCAAATATACTTAGCTGTAACGATATTCTTATCCTTTTGGCTAATTATCTATGTTTTTAGAAGAAAACTAGAGAAATATAACCTAACAGTTTATCCATTTTTTATACTATGGAGGAAAAAAGCCAGGGAATATTGGTTTCCTAGATTTTCCAGATCAAAAGGTTATAGAGTTTATGAAAAAATTGCCCTACCTTTAGGTTTTTTACTTATGATAGCTGGAATTTCAACAATATTATATGTAATAATAGAAATGCTGACCATCAAACCCAATCAAACTCCGACAATAGCGCTAAAACCAATAATTCCAGGTTTAACGATAAGTATTTCCCAGTTACCCTACATATTACTAGCTATAGGAGTTTCAGTAGCTATACACGAGATTTTTCACGCATTGTCCGCCACATCAAATAATGTAAAGGTAAAAAATGGAGGAGTTCTATTACTTGGAATATTTCCTGGAGCATTTGTAGAACCAGACGAAGATGATTTTAATAAATCCACAACTGATGCAAAACTTAAAATAATTGCTGCTGGAATAGTGATTAATTTAGTTTTAGCACTAATAGCACTTCCGTTTTCCTTTGAACTTCCATATTTACCTTCAGAACTGTCTCAAGGAATAATGATAGAGGGAATAATTAATAACTCTCCGGCTGCTAATGCGTCAATTCATGCCGGTGATGTGATATGCTATATAAATGGTTATCATGTAACGACATTATCCCAGCTTCATGAACTTCTTTATAAATACAATACCGTCTTTATAACTCTTAAACATCCTAATGGTACTTTGAGTAATGTAACTGTTAACGTACCTGATCACCTTTTGGGAGTATATGTAACGTACTATATTCCAGATTATTTGATTGCAATTTTAACTTTCTTTACATGGCTATTTATAGTGAATTTCAGCTTAGCTGTATTTAATGCTGCACCCCTTATAATAACGGATGGAGGAAAACTCTTCACTGAATTATTAAAGAGAGTACTGGGAGAAAGTAACGGCGAAAAAATTTCATATTATTTACAGTCACTATTCCTCTTGATCTTTATATTTGCGATATTTCTCTCTAATCGTCCTCTAGGATAA
- the lysS gene encoding lysine--tRNA ligase has translation MNWDERRIKIVEELRKNGIEPYPHKYEITHLIKDIKLLASSQGNKSHEPFMFNISTAGRVANIRRHGKASFVDIFDEGEKLQIYMRVDELKEKYDRFFTYVGRGDIIGVRGDLFYTMKGELSLLVKDYQLLSKALIEPPDWSKLSPEFRYAHRYVDFLYNDNARKAMEIRYMIIREIREFLYSKGFIEVETPIVQPVYGGALAKPFKTHVNYLNEDWYLRIALELYLKRYVIGGFNKVFEIGKVFRNEDIDVTHNPEFTLLELYWAYADYNDIMNLTEDLLKSVIKKVTNSTKVVYGKYEIDFEAPFKRISMYDSLSEILGKNVENMSDDELKELMKKYNLIPRGNQYVRGLMIEKLFDKLVTPTLTNPTFITDYPIETTPLCKPHRNKLGLVERFEMFIAGMEIANAYTELNDPILQDKLFREEQEMFRRGDEEAHPYDKDFVRALSYGMPPTGGLGIGIDRIVMLVTNSYSIKEVIPFPMISSKVILEDD, from the coding sequence ATGAACTGGGACGAAAGGAGAATAAAAATTGTTGAAGAATTAAGAAAAAATGGCATTGAGCCATATCCTCATAAATACGAAATAACACATTTGATCAAAGATATTAAGCTTCTTGCATCATCACAAGGTAACAAATCCCATGAGCCATTTATGTTTAATATATCTACAGCAGGGCGTGTAGCTAATATCAGAAGGCATGGAAAAGCATCATTTGTAGATATATTTGATGAAGGTGAGAAATTACAAATATATATGAGGGTTGATGAGCTTAAAGAGAAATATGACAGATTCTTCACATACGTTGGTAGAGGGGATATAATAGGTGTAAGAGGTGATTTATTTTATACCATGAAGGGAGAATTAAGCCTACTCGTAAAGGATTACCAATTATTATCGAAAGCCCTTATAGAACCTCCAGATTGGTCTAAACTTTCCCCAGAATTTAGATATGCGCATAGATATGTGGATTTCCTCTATAATGATAATGCTAGGAAGGCTATGGAAATAAGATATATGATCATAAGAGAAATTAGAGAGTTTCTCTATTCTAAAGGCTTTATTGAAGTTGAAACGCCTATTGTTCAACCAGTATATGGTGGGGCATTAGCAAAACCGTTTAAAACACATGTAAATTACTTAAACGAAGATTGGTACTTAAGAATAGCGTTAGAATTGTACTTAAAAAGGTATGTAATAGGTGGATTTAACAAAGTTTTCGAAATAGGAAAGGTCTTTAGAAACGAAGATATTGATGTAACTCATAACCCCGAGTTTACTCTCTTAGAGCTCTATTGGGCATACGCTGACTACAATGATATAATGAATTTAACTGAAGATCTACTTAAAAGTGTGATCAAAAAGGTTACAAATAGTACTAAGGTAGTATATGGAAAATATGAAATAGACTTTGAAGCTCCCTTCAAGAGAATCAGTATGTATGATTCTTTATCTGAAATTTTAGGTAAGAACGTTGAAAATATGAGTGATGATGAACTTAAGGAGCTAATGAAAAAATATAATCTAATTCCTAGAGGAAATCAGTATGTTAGAGGGCTAATGATAGAGAAATTATTCGATAAACTAGTTACACCCACTTTAACCAACCCAACCTTTATAACTGATTACCCAATAGAGACTACACCCCTTTGTAAACCACATAGGAATAAACTTGGACTAGTAGAAAGATTCGAGATGTTCATAGCAGGCATGGAGATCGCAAATGCGTACACGGAACTGAATGACCCTATATTACAAGATAAACTATTTAGAGAAGAACAAGAGATGTTTAGAAGAGGAGATGAGGAGGCTCATCCTTACGATAAGGATTTTGTAAGGGCCTTAAGTTATGGAATGCCACCTACTGGAGGTTTAGGTATTGGTATAGATAGAATAGTTATGTTAGTGACAAATAGTTATAGCATCAAAGAAGTTATTCCTTTCCCCATGATAAGTAGTAAGGTTATCCTAGAGGACGATTAG